The proteins below come from a single Burkholderia humptydooensis genomic window:
- a CDS encoding lactonase family protein, with product MKGFALALPLFGNPSFAQDASGGPAGGVYNLLVGTYTGAGSDGIYVYRFDTDSGRATPVSSAKAENPSYLVASRDGRRVYAVNELPGDAGPASVRGGVSAFAFDAKTGALQFVNRVSAQGNDPCYLSLSPDGRYLVAANYSVASDPGGSFSVFPVEATGALGAAVLNVHHEGTGPVTGRQDGAHVHSTVFSPDGKYLFVQNLGADKLYSYRYAPDGGRGLIGPTESRYTLVKAGSGPRHLVFGASGRFAYVTNELNASVGVYRYDDGRLAHVETVPMTAPGFAGKVGGGALHLSPDGRFLYATNRGDANDIVIYAVNAADGKLKLVGRQSSLGKTPREFAIDPSGKWLIVGNQDSDSVFVFRRDVASGRLEPNPAQFRIGKPVDFTFVPVR from the coding sequence ATGAAAGGTTTCGCGCTCGCGCTGCCGCTTTTCGGCAATCCCTCGTTCGCGCAGGATGCGAGCGGCGGCCCCGCGGGCGGCGTGTACAACCTGCTCGTCGGCACCTATACGGGCGCGGGCAGCGACGGCATCTACGTGTATCGCTTCGATACCGACTCGGGCCGCGCGACGCCCGTGTCGTCGGCGAAGGCCGAGAACCCGTCGTACCTCGTCGCGAGCCGCGACGGCCGCCGCGTGTACGCGGTCAACGAACTGCCGGGCGACGCCGGCCCCGCGAGCGTGCGCGGCGGCGTCAGCGCATTCGCCTTCGACGCGAAGACGGGCGCCCTCCAGTTCGTCAACCGCGTGTCGGCGCAAGGGAACGATCCGTGCTACCTGAGCCTGTCGCCGGACGGGCGCTATCTCGTCGCGGCGAACTATTCGGTCGCGTCCGATCCGGGCGGCAGCTTCTCGGTGTTTCCGGTCGAGGCGACGGGCGCGCTCGGCGCAGCGGTGCTGAACGTGCATCACGAGGGCACGGGCCCGGTGACGGGGCGGCAGGACGGCGCGCATGTCCATTCGACCGTGTTCTCGCCGGACGGCAAGTACCTGTTCGTGCAGAACCTCGGCGCGGACAAGCTCTACTCGTACCGCTACGCGCCGGACGGCGGCCGCGGCCTCATCGGCCCGACCGAGTCGCGCTACACGCTCGTGAAGGCGGGCTCGGGCCCACGCCATCTCGTGTTCGGCGCAAGCGGGCGGTTCGCTTACGTGACCAACGAGCTGAACGCGTCGGTCGGCGTGTACCGCTACGACGACGGCCGGCTCGCGCACGTCGAGACCGTGCCGATGACGGCGCCGGGCTTCGCGGGCAAGGTCGGCGGCGGCGCGCTGCATCTGTCGCCGGACGGGCGCTTCCTGTACGCGACCAATCGCGGCGACGCGAACGACATCGTGATCTACGCGGTGAACGCGGCCGACGGCAAATTGAAGCTCGTCGGCCGGCAGTCGAGCCTCGGCAAGACGCCGCGCGAGTTCGCGATCGATCCGAGCGGCAAGTGGCTCATCGTCGGCAACCAGGACAGCGACAGCGTGTTCGTGTTCAGGCGCGATGTCGCGAGCGGCCGCCTCGAGCCGAATCCGGCGCAGTTCAGGATCGGCAAGCCGGTCGACTTCACGTTCGTGCCGGTGCGGTGA
- a CDS encoding DNA translocase FtsK translates to MQTVVLGWFGFSAVWFIPLFWRLAKASLPGGGGLAGPGSIRLWLGFFCVLIASCTLATALTGDATTNALGHALAGGFERVFGHVGTPFAMVALFVVGLPWLVGVRWRQVNTWLDASFGIRFARERGDEESRGVADLPRAALHRDDDRRVRRAADVQPTTAHTVNPMAPRQNGRYARPTLWKPNDAQRGDRRNAPAGAAARAAVEPAAPAGWLKPGAPSRGAASTAAAGTVTAGVAKTAGAGTSTAAFAKAAGTEPAKTAGIAMPADNAPMTVDPTPSASGMPKTAGLAMPGSGIAKTPPPVSATPAATAAAKPAAAKPTGAAMASGGLPKAASHAASTGGAAASLVMPVAPGSSATSPAAFAPAATGVAKPIGSTAAVAAIGKRAQARPAPPDPRFAPRRPVTQAAVSAARNRPMTFTPSRQATVAARDGAATPPQPAARAQTAAAPAEIARKRPAGPARAPLYAWNEKPAERIAPAASVHETLRSIEASAAQWTALAGATGAAAAPGTARESMIASAAPSHGAAVTAASGRHAPTTAETAAVAAPAGIATVAPADDEIAPCVADGVTCAAEDGVIAAVESTTVCAAPAAVGSDAIADADADARAAASAVDPASSVGMGTCVAHGRETDIAVEAALTATEEARPANASFAPDAADMPLSTVKSMSAAASNGNERHPAAVPAGVAPASPSAAATAADVGSQAAAMNADAMDRQSIATASNETAQAVARPAVAADSRAATSVSPTVDDMPRALAPREDASDTAAAAAASATTQTESRMHLQSQSQSPRAATAIGATASQPAPIAPQSSGAAALLRSGDATARPTTGIQHSEAQAATQSMTAPAPDKTAAAVSNDSNVQSAPASAMSPAAPATPGAAAAPVVSAPSTTQTSTGHAAGAIGIVGAAFGMLDAARAAAATEPAATASANATTPAVSAPAFDRAASGATAAPPNVPNATLPGSAKPSAAVSNSIASLTGASAVASTASTPAIASTGVATSVASTADSISPSVAPALAAASNAIVSPAGASAAAPDVAQATRVAGAPGTPETPAPSPVSATSTAPAPQPNAVPAEPARPTRPPAPNAFEFHAPAASNVELPTLDLLEPACDTIEAISDEHLAQTGQIIEQRLQEFKVPVTVVGASAGPVITRFEIEPALGVRGSQIVGLMKDLSRGLGLTSIRVVETIPGKTCMGLELPNAKRQIIRLSEILASRQYQHSASQLTIAMGKGITGNPVVTDLAKAPHMLVAGTTGSGKSVAINAMILSLLYKATPEDVRLIMIDPKMLELSVYEGIPHLLAPVVTDMKLAANALTWCVGEMEKRYRLMSALGVRNLASFNQKIRDAVAKEKKIGNPFSLTPDDPEPLSTLPLIVVVIDELADLMMVAGKKIEELIARLAQKARAAGIHLILATQRPSVDVITGLIKANIPTRVAFQVSSKIDSRTILDQMGAESLLGQGDMLFLPPGTGYPQRVHGAFVADEEVHRIVEYLKQFGEPQYEEGILDGPSAEGGAQDLFGEAPDAEADPLYDEAVAFVVRTRRASISSVQRQLRIGYNRAARLVEQMEAAGLVSPMGINGSREVLAPPLAE, encoded by the coding sequence ATGCAAACGGTAGTCCTCGGCTGGTTCGGCTTTTCGGCCGTCTGGTTCATTCCTCTTTTCTGGCGGCTCGCCAAGGCGTCGCTGCCGGGCGGCGGCGGCCTCGCGGGCCCCGGCTCGATCCGGCTATGGCTCGGCTTCTTCTGCGTGCTGATCGCGAGCTGCACGCTCGCGACCGCGCTGACGGGCGACGCGACGACGAACGCGCTCGGCCACGCGCTCGCGGGCGGCTTCGAGCGCGTGTTCGGCCACGTCGGCACGCCGTTCGCGATGGTCGCGCTGTTCGTCGTCGGGCTGCCGTGGCTCGTCGGCGTCCGCTGGCGGCAGGTGAACACGTGGCTCGACGCATCGTTCGGCATCCGCTTCGCGCGCGAGCGCGGCGACGAGGAATCGCGCGGCGTCGCGGACCTGCCGCGCGCCGCATTGCACCGCGACGACGACCGGCGCGTGCGCCGCGCGGCCGACGTGCAGCCGACGACCGCGCATACGGTCAACCCGATGGCGCCACGGCAGAACGGCCGTTATGCGCGGCCGACGCTCTGGAAGCCGAACGACGCGCAGCGCGGCGACCGGCGCAACGCGCCGGCGGGCGCCGCGGCGCGGGCCGCCGTCGAGCCGGCCGCGCCGGCCGGCTGGCTCAAGCCGGGCGCGCCGTCGCGGGGCGCGGCATCGACTGCGGCAGCGGGAACGGTGACGGCCGGCGTCGCGAAAACGGCCGGCGCCGGCACGTCGACGGCCGCATTCGCAAAGGCTGCCGGCACCGAGCCGGCGAAAACGGCCGGCATCGCCATGCCCGCCGACAACGCGCCGATGACGGTCGATCCGACGCCATCGGCGAGCGGCATGCCGAAGACCGCCGGTCTCGCGATGCCGGGAAGCGGCATCGCGAAAACGCCGCCCCCCGTTTCGGCCACGCCCGCGGCAACCGCCGCCGCGAAGCCTGCCGCCGCGAAGCCTACCGGTGCGGCGATGGCGTCGGGCGGACTGCCGAAGGCGGCGAGCCACGCGGCATCGACGGGCGGGGCAGCCGCCTCGCTCGTTATGCCCGTTGCACCCGGTTCGTCGGCGACGTCGCCCGCCGCGTTCGCGCCGGCTGCGACCGGCGTCGCGAAGCCGATCGGATCGACCGCAGCCGTCGCAGCGATCGGCAAACGCGCGCAAGCGCGCCCGGCCCCGCCCGATCCGCGCTTCGCGCCGCGCCGGCCGGTGACGCAGGCCGCCGTGTCGGCGGCCCGCAATCGGCCGATGACGTTCACGCCGTCGCGGCAGGCAACCGTCGCGGCGCGCGACGGCGCCGCGACGCCCCCGCAACCCGCAGCCCGCGCGCAGACGGCGGCGGCACCCGCCGAGATCGCGCGCAAGCGGCCGGCGGGCCCGGCGCGCGCGCCGCTCTATGCGTGGAACGAGAAGCCTGCGGAACGCATCGCGCCTGCGGCGAGCGTGCACGAGACACTGCGTTCGATCGAGGCCAGCGCCGCGCAATGGACGGCGCTGGCGGGCGCAACGGGCGCAGCCGCAGCACCTGGGACGGCGCGTGAATCGATGATTGCATCGGCTGCGCCGTCGCACGGCGCGGCGGTGACGGCCGCGTCGGGCAGGCACGCGCCGACGACCGCGGAAACGGCCGCCGTCGCGGCCCCTGCGGGCATCGCAACGGTTGCGCCGGCTGACGATGAAATTGCGCCGTGCGTCGCCGACGGCGTCACCTGCGCTGCCGAGGACGGCGTAATCGCTGCCGTCGAATCGACGACGGTATGCGCGGCGCCCGCAGCCGTCGGCTCCGACGCGATCGCCGACGCCGACGCCGACGCTCGCGCGGCTGCGTCGGCCGTCGATCCCGCTTCCAGCGTCGGCATGGGCACATGTGTCGCGCACGGCCGAGAAACGGACATCGCCGTCGAGGCGGCGCTGACGGCGACCGAAGAGGCGCGTCCTGCTAACGCGTCCTTCGCACCCGACGCCGCCGACATGCCGCTGTCGACGGTGAAATCGATGAGCGCCGCCGCCTCGAACGGGAACGAACGGCACCCCGCCGCCGTCCCGGCAGGCGTCGCGCCTGCTTCGCCGTCCGCTGCCGCGACCGCCGCTGATGTCGGCTCACAAGCCGCGGCGATGAACGCCGACGCGATGGATCGCCAGTCGATCGCGACCGCGAGCAACGAGACCGCCCAAGCCGTTGCGCGGCCGGCCGTCGCCGCCGATTCGCGCGCGGCGACGAGCGTGTCGCCCACGGTCGACGACATGCCACGCGCGCTCGCGCCACGGGAGGACGCGAGCGATACCGCCGCTGCGGCCGCTGCCTCCGCGACCACGCAAACCGAATCGCGCATGCATTTGCAATCGCAATCACAATCGCCGCGAGCCGCGACCGCAATCGGCGCGACCGCTTCGCAACCGGCGCCCATCGCGCCGCAATCGAGCGGCGCGGCCGCCCTCCTCCGATCGGGCGACGCCACTGCCCGTCCCACGACGGGCATTCAGCACAGCGAAGCGCAAGCCGCGACGCAAAGCATGACAGCGCCCGCTCCGGACAAGACCGCGGCAGCCGTATCGAACGACTCGAACGTCCAAAGCGCACCTGCTTCGGCCATGTCGCCGGCTGCGCCGGCGACGCCGGGCGCCGCGGCGGCCCCGGTCGTTTCGGCGCCTTCCACGACGCAGACGTCGACAGGCCATGCAGCAGGCGCGATCGGCATCGTCGGCGCGGCATTCGGCATGCTCGACGCGGCCCGCGCGGCGGCCGCGACTGAGCCGGCCGCAACGGCAAGCGCGAACGCCACGACGCCTGCTGTTAGCGCACCCGCGTTCGATCGAGCCGCATCCGGTGCCACTGCCGCGCCGCCGAACGTGCCGAATGCGACGCTGCCCGGCAGCGCCAAGCCAAGCGCGGCCGTATCGAATTCGATCGCGTCGCTCACAGGCGCATCGGCCGTCGCGTCGACCGCGAGCACGCCGGCGATTGCGTCGACAGGTGTCGCAACCTCGGTCGCCTCCACGGCGGACAGCATTTCACCGAGCGTCGCTCCTGCGCTCGCCGCCGCGTCGAATGCGATCGTGTCGCCCGCCGGTGCATCGGCCGCCGCGCCGGACGTTGCGCAAGCCACGCGAGTCGCCGGCGCACCAGGCACACCAGAAACGCCCGCCCCATCGCCCGTCTCCGCCACGTCGACGGCGCCCGCCCCCCAGCCGAACGCCGTCCCCGCCGAGCCCGCCCGCCCGACCCGCCCGCCCGCGCCGAACGCGTTCGAGTTCCACGCGCCCGCCGCGTCGAACGTCGAGCTGCCGACGCTCGACCTGCTCGAGCCCGCCTGCGACACGATCGAGGCGATCTCCGACGAGCATCTCGCGCAAACCGGCCAGATCATCGAGCAGCGCCTGCAGGAGTTCAAGGTGCCGGTGACGGTCGTCGGCGCGTCGGCGGGCCCGGTGATCACGCGCTTCGAGATCGAGCCCGCGCTCGGCGTGCGCGGCAGCCAGATCGTCGGCCTGATGAAGGACCTGTCGCGCGGCCTCGGCCTCACGTCGATCCGCGTCGTCGAGACGATCCCCGGCAAGACCTGCATGGGCCTCGAACTGCCGAACGCCAAGCGCCAGATAATCCGCCTGTCCGAAATTCTCGCGTCGCGCCAATACCAGCACTCGGCATCACAACTCACGATCGCGATGGGCAAGGGCATCACCGGCAACCCGGTCGTCACCGATCTCGCGAAGGCGCCGCACATGCTCGTCGCCGGCACGACGGGCTCGGGCAAGTCGGTCGCGATCAACGCGATGATCCTGTCGCTGCTGTACAAGGCGACGCCCGAGGACGTGCGGCTCATCATGATCGACCCGAAGATGCTCGAGCTGTCGGTCTACGAAGGCATCCCGCATCTGCTCGCGCCCGTCGTCACCGACATGAAGCTCGCCGCGAACGCGCTCACCTGGTGCGTCGGCGAGATGGAGAAGCGCTACCGGCTGATGTCCGCGCTCGGCGTGCGCAACCTCGCGAGCTTCAACCAGAAGATCCGCGACGCCGTCGCGAAGGAAAAGAAGATCGGCAACCCGTTCTCGCTGACGCCCGACGATCCCGAGCCGCTGTCGACGCTGCCCCTCATCGTCGTCGTGATCGACGAGCTCGCCGATCTGATGATGGTCGCCGGCAAGAAGATCGAGGAGCTGATCGCGCGGCTCGCGCAGAAGGCGCGCGCAGCCGGCATCCATCTGATCCTCGCGACGCAGCGCCCGTCCGTCGACGTGATCACGGGCCTCATCAAGGCGAACATTCCGACGCGCGTCGCGTTCCAGGTGTCGTCGAAAATCGACTCGCGCACGATCCTCGACCAGATGGGCGCCGAATCGCTGCTCGGCCAGGGCGACATGCTGTTCCTGCCGCCCGGCACGGGCTACCCGCAGCGCGTGCACGGCGCGTTCGTCGCGGACGAGGAAGTGCACCGGATCGTCGAATACCTGAAGCAGTTCGGCGAGCCGCAGTACGAGGAAGGCATTCTCGACGGGCCGAGCGCGGAAGGCGGCGCACAGGATCTGTTCGGCGAAGCGCCGGACGCGGAAGCCGATCCGCTCTACGACGAGGCCGTCGCGTTCGTCGTGCGCACGCGGCGCGCGTCGATCTCGTCGGTGCAGCGGCAGTTGCGCATCGGCTACAACCGCGCGGCGCGGCTCGTCGAGCAGATGGAAGCGGCCGGCCTCGTATCGCCGATGGGCATCAACGGCAGCCGCGAAGTGCTCGCGCCGCCGCTGGCCGAGTAA
- a CDS encoding META domain-containing protein: protein MFNSSAAAHVRFRIVRSLRAPLGALTVAALLAACTMPTHPDSGAPAPDPFNPATIQLIDDTSWELVGWRNADGSARDIPHGDNGEPIKLALSTETGVRRAAGFSGCNRYMGTYDVKNGVLAFGPLAGTRMACGAPARAALERDYLAALGHISKAGVQMRAPQQLIIITDDGATLTFARRDGK, encoded by the coding sequence ATGTTCAATTCATCCGCAGCCGCGCACGTGCGCTTTCGCATCGTCCGCTCGCTGCGCGCGCCGCTCGGCGCGCTGACCGTCGCCGCGCTTCTCGCCGCCTGCACGATGCCGACTCATCCCGATTCGGGCGCCCCCGCCCCCGATCCGTTCAACCCCGCGACGATCCAGTTGATCGACGACACGAGCTGGGAGCTCGTCGGCTGGCGCAACGCCGACGGCTCGGCGCGCGACATCCCGCACGGCGACAACGGCGAGCCGATCAAGCTCGCGCTGTCGACCGAAACGGGCGTGCGGCGCGCGGCCGGCTTCTCGGGCTGCAACCGTTACATGGGCACCTACGACGTGAAGAACGGCGTGCTCGCGTTCGGCCCGCTCGCCGGCACGCGGATGGCGTGCGGCGCGCCCGCGCGCGCCGCGCTCGAGCGCGACTACCTCGCCGCGCTCGGCCACATCTCGAAGGCCGGCGTGCAGATGCGCGCCCCGCAGCAACTGATCATCATCACCGACGACGGCGCGACGCTGACGTTCGCGCGACGCGACGGCAAGTAA